The sequence below is a genomic window from Chloroflexota bacterium.
CGCCACAGGGAACAAGAGGAACACGTCTTCCCCCCGGACCCCAAACGGGCGCCCAGGGGCGTGCCGTTTGACAGGGTTTTTATCGGGGGCCGCGGCGGCTCGGGCGCGCCCCCGCGCCAGGAATTGGAACGGCTGGTCGCATCTGTAGCTCGTGCCGGTAGCTTTCGCGCTGTGCGCTACGCATTCTTGGAGCAGGGCAAGCCGGCGCTGTCGGCCGTGCTCGAACAGTGTCTCGCCGCAGGGGCCCGCCGCCTCCTGGTGGTGCCGGGTCTCGTGCCCATGGATCGCACGCTGCGCTGGTGGCTGCCCCTCGCGCTGCGCGACTGGCTGCGCGAACATGCGGATGCTGACGTGGAGGTCGCGCTCGCACCGCCGTTAGGCGATAGCGCCCACCTGGCAGACGCCTTTAGCGCTGCCGTCATGGATGCTCGCTCCTTTACGGATGTGCGTGAGGATCCCACGATAGAGGAGCGGCGGCGCTCCTGGAATCACTTACCCTCCCATCGGCATCATGTGCTCCTCTGCAGCGGACCGCGCTGCACGCTGGAGAATGCCCCGGCGCTGTGGGAGTATTTCGAGGCGAAGGTCAGGGAATGCCGGTTGCGAGGCAAGCAGCGCGTGATGATGGTCCGCACCGGCTGTCTTTATCCCTGTGATCTCGGTCCGATGATGGTGGTGCATCCCGACGGCACATGGTACGGCGGCGTGGACGAGACTGCCGTGGACCGCATCGTGGCGGAACACATCGTGGATGGCGAAGTGGTGCAGGAGTATGCGTGCACTCCCGGTGCACGCCAGCGCACCAAGACGAGCTTTGAAAGCGGCTAGGTCTTCACCGCGCGCGCGCGTCCTATGCATTGCGAAACGCAGAGCTTACCCTTTCTTTGCGCCTTGGCGACTGCTGCGCTTTCCTCTACCGTGATGGTTTCCGGCAGCGGAGGTGGAGGGAGCAGGCGATAACGCGGGTGGCGGCGAGGCTGGGATAGATTGCGATGGACTCGTCACTGGCGTACGGCTCGGCGCTCTCTTCGATGACGAGACCGGCTGTGGCTAGCATGTTCAGCCATGTGCTCAAGGTGTGGAAGTAGCGCGGGATGCGGAATTTCTTGTAACGCTCCTTCAATTCGTCAGGCGCCGAGCCGAAGATCCACTCCTCGATGGTGCCTTGCTCCGTCTTGAAATAGTCTCCGCACTCCATAGCGACGCGTCGCCCCTCTTCATCGAGCACCCACTTGAAGCGGGGTGTCATGAAGCAAGGGTGAAGAATCGAGAACTGGAAGAAGCCGCCCGGCTTCAAGACGCGCGCCACTTCCCGGATAGCGCGGTCCTGGTCCGGCACGTCCATCATGCTCATGGTGGCCATGACAAAGTCGAAGCCGGCGTCGGCCAGAGGCAAATCCACTGCGCTGGCGCGCAGATAGGTGATATCTAATGGCTCTTCCGTCTCTTGCTCCTGGGCATAGTCCACGAAGCGGCTGGAAATATCCAAGGCGGTAAGATGCGCGCCGCGTTGTGCGACCAAGCGGGTGTTGTGTCCCTCGCCGCAGCCGACGTCAAGCCCCTGCAGCCCCTCTACGTCAGGCAGCATCTCCATGTAGGCCGGCGTGTTGATGTGGTCGCGGTACTTGTCGTAGCCGAGGCGGGTGAGCGTGGTCCAGGCTTCGGCGTTGTCATCCCAGAGGTCGCCGACTGCGCGGTGGTCGAGGACTCTCTCGTTCTCGGACGTCATGGATTCTCCTCCAGGGCCGTGCCTCCACTGCGGTCAAGAAACACAGCGCGCGTTGAGCGCCGCTCTGCTCCGGTAGCGCAGGATTGAAACCTGCGTGAACCTGGTTGAGAGACACCTCAAGGTTGTGCCTTACTCTTGTGCGACCAGGCGGGGGACAAGCCCCCGCGCTACGCTGGATATTCTGTGGCAGGTAGGGGCGGTTCGCGAACCG
It includes:
- a CDS encoding class I SAM-dependent methyltransferase, with amino-acid sequence MTSENERVLDHRAVGDLWDDNAEAWTTLTRLGYDKYRDHINTPAYMEMLPDVEGLQGLDVGCGEGHNTRLVAQRGAHLTALDISSRFVDYAQEQETEEPLDITYLRASAVDLPLADAGFDFVMATMSMMDVPDQDRAIREVARVLKPGGFFQFSILHPCFMTPRFKWVLDEEGRRVAMECGDYFKTEQGTIEEWIFGSAPDELKERYKKFRIPRYFHTLSTWLNMLATAGLVIEESAEPYASDESIAIYPSLAATRVIACSLHLRCRKPSR
- a CDS encoding NAD(P)H-dependent oxidoreductase subunit E, with the protein product RHREQEEHVFPPDPKRAPRGVPFDRVFIGGRGGSGAPPRQELERLVASVARAGSFRAVRYAFLEQGKPALSAVLEQCLAAGARRLLVVPGLVPMDRTLRWWLPLALRDWLREHADADVEVALAPPLGDSAHLADAFSAAVMDARSFTDVREDPTIEERRRSWNHLPSHRHHVLLCSGPRCTLENAPALWEYFEAKVRECRLRGKQRVMMVRTGCLYPCDLGPMMVVHPDGTWYGGVDETAVDRIVAEHIVDGEVVQEYACTPGARQRTKTSFESG